The genomic interval GTGATATGTGGCCGTTTTTCTACGCTGGTCACCACGTGGAAATGCAAAATTTAAAAAGCATTTTGGAATACCGTCATGCCAACAACCTACCTATCTGCCCTGAATCCATTCCTGGAGAAGCGGCATGAGTCACGTAGGTTTAGAAGCAACTGCAAGCTATCTTCCAGAAACAGTCATCGATAACAGTTTCTTTTCTGACGGTGAAAAATCATCTCACCCGATGTTTAAAGGAGCTCGCGAGCGACGCCATGTCTCGGCCGAGGATACATCCGTAAACATGATCGAGAAGGCTGTTACAAAGCTTGCCGACCAAACAGGCCGTGACCTTAGTAAAGATGTCGATATTCTTCTTACAAACGTAACTTGTCTGGATATCCCATTTACCGGCAGTGGTGCCTCTGTCGCACATAAGCTGGGCCTAAAGCCCAAATGGATTCTAGACGTCCACAACACGGGCTGCGTCTCTTTCATCTACATGATGGAGATTGCACAAAAGCTGATGGCAGATGGCGAAGCTAAGACAGCACTGATCTGCAACGTGCAAAATGCGGCAGGCCGAGTCTTTAATCATCCCGACAATCGCAAGCGTCCCCAATCTGCAATCCCCGGTGACGGCTGCGGCGTAGGGCTTTTGGTTAAGGATGGTAAAAACCCGATTAAGAGTATCATTTCGAAAAACTTTGGCGCCTACGCTGACGATATGCAGGTTACCAATGAAAAAGGTGAAAATTGGTGGGACCCTCGCGAGCAGTCCCTCTACATCGATTTCTCGGAAGACCGAATCGGCAGCATCGTTGCCCGCGGAAACCGGTTGGTACCCGAGGTCATGTACGACGCATTAAAGCAGGCCGGTATCAAATCTGAAGATGTTGATACAATGATTACCAATCAGCCAAACCCTATCTTTCTTCGCAATTGGCGAGAAGCATTGCTCCTCCCGAAAGAAAAGCAGGTTGAGAGCTACGAAGAACATGGCAACCTTTTTGGTGCAGCCATCCCAATCAATATTGAACGCGCAATGAATGATGAAGCCAGAAGCCCCGAGGGTGGATACCTCGCGCTGGGTGGATTCTCGCATGCAGGCGACTACGCTGCTGCCGCTGTTGTTCAATTTGACCAAAATTAAGAAGTAAAAATTATGAAACTAGTAGATGCACTTGTAACGACCTTGAGAGACTGGAACCTCGAATACATTTTTGGTGTAAGCGGGGCGAATATTGAGCACCTTCATGACTCTGTTCATCGCCTTGGCGATGGTAAGCTTGAAGCAGTCCTCACCAAAAGCGAAGTTGGCGCCGCGTTCATGGCTGATGCCAGAGCTAGAGTGCACGGTACGCTTGGCGTATGCTGTTCCACTTCAGGTGGGGGCATGATGAACTTGGCTGTAGGAATCGCAGAATCCTACGCCGAGTCGGTTCCTGTTTTGGCACTCGTTGGTCAAACCGCAACGAACTTTGATGGTCGTGGAGGATTTCAAGACTCATCCGGGCTGGGCCGTACGGTTCATGCGACCGCGATGTGGCAAAGCATGAGCAAGTATACAGCCCGCGTAGATGACCCCAATCTTTTTTGGAGTCACCTTGAGAATGCCGTTCGTCAAAGTCTATCAGGAAGACGTGGACCATCGGTCTTACTCTTCCCACGTGACATCTACGATTTAGAGGTCGGTCCGCGACCAGAAGATTTCCCAACCAATCTCCATGAACTGATGGCACCCGAGTTCACAGTTGAAGCCTCAGAGCTGAAGGACTTTCTCGAAACCATCCGTAACGCGAAGAATCCTGTCATGATGATTGGCACCGGCGTTTCGCGATGCAACTCTCCAGAGCACGTTATTCAGTTTGCCATGGAAGCTGGAATCCCTGTGGTTACAACCATGGGCAACACCGGTGCTTTTCCCCATGAGCATGAGCTCTTTTTAGGTGCTGTCGGTGTCGCCGGCCATCCCTCGGCCCACCATTATCTCAATGAGGAAACCGACCTTCTGATAGCTGTTGGTACAGGTCTCAACATCATGACTCGTGGTCCTCTTGAGAAATGCCTCACGCACTCAAAGGTCATTGGCGTCAACTTAGACCCATTTGAAATTAAAGGTGCAGTGCCGAACGCACAAGTCATTCAAAGTGATGCGGGAGAAGTTTTCCGTCACATGAGAGATCTGTTCTACAAGCACAGCTTCCATCACGGAAAACCCGACGACTACCTCCTGCGTCGTTTCGTTCCTCAATTCGCGGATGCGGAAACTGAAGAAGCCGTACCTGAGTCTGCTCTTTTGCAAAGTCAGGCTATTTCACTCATTCAAGATTACCTGCCCGAAAATGGCAATGTTCTCTTCGACGCAGGTAACTGCGCAGCGACAAGCATGCACCATCTGAAGATTCCAGAGAATGCCTCGACGACGATAGCACTTGGCATGGGCGGAATGGGTTATGCCATTGCCGCTGCTTGCGGAGCACAGCTGGGTCAAAAGGATACTCGCAGCATGGTTCTATGCGGCGATGGAGCGTTTTTAATGCTTGGTTTTGAGATCCACACGGCTGTGGAACTTGGACTGCCGATCTTGTTCGTAGTGTTTAACAATCAAAAACATGGCATGTGTGTAACCCGCCAAGAAATTTTCTTTGAAGGTCGCAAAACCTGCACGGATTACGGTCAACTCAATGTTGAGAGCATTGCACGCGGGCTTGGTCCAGAACAAAGCCTTTGGACGGGACAAGCCTCAACTCAAGACGAACTCAGTGCTCTACTTGAAGAGTACCATCAAGGGTTTGCTCAAGGACCAGGCGTTTTGGAATTACATCTTCCCTACGAAGAAGTACCTCCGTTTACTCCATTCCTCGACAAGGGAGCCGAAACTTACGTGGTACCCACGCCGCTTAATAAAGAGGCGAAGCTTGCGCTAGAAGATGCAGCTTGAAAACTCAAAAAAAACGGCTATTAGAGGCAATTGTTCTTCCCAAGGGTGGTGAAACCGATAGAATCAAGGTAGGGGCGACCACTATGGATGACAAAGACTTTGAGGTCTTACACCTAAACAATCAAATCTGCTTTCCTATCTACGCGGCATCTCGTCTCGTCATGCAGGCCTACAGGCCCCTTCTCGCTTCACTTGGCCTCACTTACCCCCAGTACCTTGTTATGATGGTGTTGTGGGAAACCGATGCCAGAACCGTGCGTGAACTTGGAGAGCGTCTCTACCTCGACTCCGGTACTCTAACTCCCCTGCTCAAGCGGCTTGAAAAACAAGGGTTGCTGACCCGCAACCGACGTAAAGAGGATGACCGAACAGTCGAAAATCATCTCACACAAGCCGGGCGAGATCTTCAAAAGCTTGCGGTCGACATTCCCGACGAGCTAGTCTGCAGTGCTGAATTGGATAGAGATGAACTGGGCCAACTCCAGTCTAAACTCAATGACCTCTTAGATAAGCTTCTTCATTATCACGGCATCAAAGAGTCAACGACCCATGAGACCAAAACAGAATAGCAGGAGACGAAGTGCGGCGAGCACCATTCACATTCTGGCTATCCTTCTTGTGGGTCATCTGTGTTCATTTGGGCTTTCAGGCCGAAGTGAAAGCCGCAGCCCCGTCTGTCGTTGAAGGAACCATTGATGTTCAAAACTGGGATCCAAGTCGCGATGGCGCCCTGGGCTTGAACGGCGAGTGGGGATTCTTCTGGAACGAACTGGTCAGCCCAGAGACAGCACCCACTCGATTTTCTACTGCACCCACGATTCGTGTTCCCGGAGGCTGGAACACCTTAACCACCAGT from Deltaproteobacteria bacterium carries:
- a CDS encoding 3-oxoacyl-ACP synthase, translating into MSHVGLEATASYLPETVIDNSFFSDGEKSSHPMFKGARERRHVSAEDTSVNMIEKAVTKLADQTGRDLSKDVDILLTNVTCLDIPFTGSGASVAHKLGLKPKWILDVHNTGCVSFIYMMEIAQKLMADGEAKTALICNVQNAAGRVFNHPDNRKRPQSAIPGDGCGVGLLVKDGKNPIKSIISKNFGAYADDMQVTNEKGENWWDPREQSLYIDFSEDRIGSIVARGNRLVPEVMYDALKQAGIKSEDVDTMITNQPNPIFLRNWREALLLPKEKQVESYEEHGNLFGAAIPINIERAMNDEARSPEGGYLALGGFSHAGDYAAAAVVQFDQN
- a CDS encoding thiamine pyrophosphate-binding protein, which codes for MKLVDALVTTLRDWNLEYIFGVSGANIEHLHDSVHRLGDGKLEAVLTKSEVGAAFMADARARVHGTLGVCCSTSGGGMMNLAVGIAESYAESVPVLALVGQTATNFDGRGGFQDSSGLGRTVHATAMWQSMSKYTARVDDPNLFWSHLENAVRQSLSGRRGPSVLLFPRDIYDLEVGPRPEDFPTNLHELMAPEFTVEASELKDFLETIRNAKNPVMMIGTGVSRCNSPEHVIQFAMEAGIPVVTTMGNTGAFPHEHELFLGAVGVAGHPSAHHYLNEETDLLIAVGTGLNIMTRGPLEKCLTHSKVIGVNLDPFEIKGAVPNAQVIQSDAGEVFRHMRDLFYKHSFHHGKPDDYLLRRFVPQFADAETEEAVPESALLQSQAISLIQDYLPENGNVLFDAGNCAATSMHHLKIPENASTTIALGMGGMGYAIAAACGAQLGQKDTRSMVLCGDGAFLMLGFEIHTAVELGLPILFVVFNNQKHGMCVTRQEIFFEGRKTCTDYGQLNVESIARGLGPEQSLWTGQASTQDELSALLEEYHQGFAQGPGVLELHLPYEEVPPFTPFLDKGAETYVVPTPLNKEAKLALEDAA
- a CDS encoding MarR family transcriptional regulator; protein product: MDDKDFEVLHLNNQICFPIYAASRLVMQAYRPLLASLGLTYPQYLVMMVLWETDARTVRELGERLYLDSGTLTPLLKRLEKQGLLTRNRRKEDDRTVENHLTQAGRDLQKLAVDIPDELVCSAELDRDELGQLQSKLNDLLDKLLHYHGIKESTTHETKTE